In Zingiber officinale cultivar Zhangliang chromosome 1A, Zo_v1.1, whole genome shotgun sequence, a genomic segment contains:
- the LOC122019222 gene encoding probable galacturonosyltransferase-like 7 gives MKSRQSFLRFLGLDGFFPLASRVKRVFLRWRLLPGQAFALGSTNPCGSRSIAESFLLRFALAGIKGAVVFLLVSALSRLADSFDFKTRRRRRWRKGWGGGSHRGGGTLRWVVRLSGLCSAAMVMVLLAPSLQSFPPAEAIRSSQYLRFPSGGYDHRLAASAIETKGFSFRQAPWFYNAADCEPPSANGSSVCDSSLVHVAITLDEEYLRGSIAVVHSVLTHAQCPESVFFHFLVSELGLESVVRSAFPGLRFKVYHFDPDRVRWLISTSVRQALDQPLNYARNYLADILERCVSRVIYLDSDLVVVDDISKLWRKGLGSRAVGAPEYCHANFTKYFTDRFWSNKRLAATFSGRRPCYFNTGVMVLDLVRWRRGGYTRRIERWMVVQKRGARSGGAGRIYELGSLPPFLLVFAGQVAPIEHRWNLHGLGGDNVNGSCRNLHPGPVSLLHWSGKGKPWSRLDSNQPCPLDHLWAPYDLYGFAAI, from the coding sequence ATGAAGTCAAGGCAGAGCTTCCTTCGCTTCCTTGGCCTCGATGGATTCTTCCCCCTCGCTTCTAGGGTTAAGCGCGTTTTTCTTCGCTGGCGATTGCTTCCAGGCCAAGCTTTCGCGCTCGGGAGCACAAACCCTTGTGGATCGCGATCGATAGCGGAGTCGTTTCTCCTCCGTTTCGCACTGGCGGGGATCAAAGGCGCCGTTGTCTTCCTCCTTGTGTCGGCGCTTTCCCGCCTCGCTGATAGCTTCGATTTCAAGACTCGGCGGCGGCGTCGGTGGCGGAAGGGTTGGGGCGGAGGAAGCCACCGGGGTGGAGGAACTCTACGATGGGTCGTCCGCCTCTCCGGCTTGTGCTCCGCTGCCATGGTGATGGTGTTGTTAGCCCCCTCCCTCCAGTCGTTCCCCCCGGCCGAGGCCATTCGGTCCTCCCAGTACCTGAGGTTTCCCAGCGGTGGGTACGACCACCGTCTAGCCGCCTCCGCTATCGAGACCAAAGGGTTCTCCTTCCGGCAAGCGCCCTGGTTTTACAATGCCGCCGACTGCGAGCCCCCGTCTGCTAACGgcagttccgtctgcgattcctcgTTGGTCCATGTCGCAATCACCCTCGACGAGGAGTACCTACGGGGCTCGATCGCGGTGGTTCACTCGGTGCTGACGCACGCCCAGTGTCCAGAGAGCGTTTTTTTCCATTTCTTGGTTTCGGAGCTGGGTCTGGAGTCGGTGGTGCGCTCGGCCTTCCCAGGACTCCGATTCAAGGTGTATCACTTCGATCCGGACCGCGTCCGCTGGCTGATTTCGACGTCGGTGAGGCAGGCCCTGGATCAGCCCCTTAACTACGCGCGTAACTATCTGGCGGACATTCTTGAGCGGTGCGTTAGCCGTGTGATCTACCTCGACTCCGATCTGGTGGTGGTGGATGACATCTCCAAGCTGTGGCGGAAGGGATTGGGATCGAGGGCCGTGGGTGCGCCGGAGTACTGCCATGCCAACTTCACCAAGTACTTCACCGACAGATTCTGGTCTAACAAGCGCCTCGCAGCCACATTTTCGGGCCGCCGGCCTTGTTACTTCAACACCGGAGTGATGGTGCTTGACCTTGTTCGGTGGCGGCGCGGGGGGTACACGCGGCGGATAGAACGATGGATGGTGGTGCAGAAGAGGGGCGCCAGGTCTGGTGGAGCAGGGCGAATCTACGAGCTGGGGTCGCTGCCTCCCTTTCTCCTTGTATTTGCAGGTCAAGTCGCTCCCATCGAGCACAGGTGGAACCTGCACGGGCTCGGCGGAGACAACGTGAACGGCAGCTGCCGGAATCTCCACCCGGGGCCAGTGAGCCTCCTCCATTGGAGCGGCAAGGGCAAGCCTTGGTCGCGGCTCGACTCAAACCAACCTTGCCCACTCGACCACCTCTGGGCGCCCTACGACCTCTACGGTTTCGCTGCCATTTGA